AACCGCACCTGCAATGAAAATTCCGCAAGTGCGGAGCCGCATATGCGGCTGAGGACTTGCAGAAGCGAAGTCGCTGGGCagattatattaaatcgagggtttgccattttcttcataatttgagatatagagctcggattgaggcaaactTTCGAGgatttttcagagaaaatatttgggtaaAGATTCTATAATCGTTTTTTATTAATGTCTGCTAATCTATCGTTATTCTTCATTTAAtcaaggatttgggttgagaaatttgtgAAAAAGGTGGAAActccttaggccgaattttgaagttttgattgagaattttatatcagatttgagtaattttggtatgagtgaactcgatattgaatgagtgttcgtattttataacttttatccgattccgagacgtgggcccgggttgaccttttgggtcaaattttcaattctttactaaagtcgtagtttcattatttaaattagtttcttgtagttgtatttatagtatgtaattgcttttggctagatttgggccgttcggaGTCAGAAAGTCGAGGGAAGGGCATTCTTATcgactgattgagcgagatttgaggtaattGACTTGTCTAACATCGTGTGGAGGAAagtccccttaggatttggtattgttgtaaaaatttgtgatatgtgagtgccatGTACGCGAGCTAACAAGTGCGTACATGGCCTAATTGTGGAAATTCTGGTTCTTGTTGAGTaaacttcttttaaattccttaactgagttgccttagcatgtgtagctgtcatgtttagcctagtatcacatgtaTACATGTCTTaacctttacttgaaatttgtgcaacatgatTAGTTGAATTACATGTTTCCTCGATTATTGTATTCGGTCTTTAATTGTAGGATTCCTTgccgtaaattcgttgttccataatttatgagttgtatatttacttttgggactacgaggcggtacctcgggagatccccctctcgtgtatttacttttgggactacgaggcggtacctcaaaaGATCcccttgttgcatatttactcttgggactacgaggcggtacctcgggagatccccctgttgtgtacttacatttgggactacgaggcggtacctcgggagcgctcCTGTTGTTTAActctatttgttgtgctgttacttttctgtaatttctcgttgttcatttctcagtcattttattataatattatattttttgcctcatttccttttattccagtagggccctgaactaacctcatcactactctaccgaggttaggcttggcacttactgagtactgttgtagtgtgctcatactacacttctgcacatctttttgtgcagatccaggttcttcctaccaggctAGATACTAGTGAGCTCGATCATacacgaagacttcaaggtatatctgccagcatccacagacctcagagtccccctctatccttattatgttgttttcctcattctctttagactctgatgtataaagaaacttagtattttctcttagaagcttgtgacttatttctactgggttttgggagttgtaattatttaaatcgcagttcttgtttatatttcatatgttgagatttgagttcggttttatattcagttattccgcaaattgttaggcttacctagtcttagagactaggtgtcatcacgacatcctacggagggaaacttgggtcgtgacaagttggtatcagagcactaggttcataggtattatgagtcataagaaggtttagtaaagtctcgcggatcggtacagagacgtttgtacttatattcgggaggctatggaactgttaggaaatgcttcacttctttgattccttattgtgtgAGATTTTGACTTAGGATTCTAAATttatgtctttctattctctcacaggtgGTGAGGACACGAACAAttagatcagatgaccagacacccgcgccccttgctagagccgcgagaggccagggcctGGGTAGAGatcgaggacgtccacgtggtgcagccagagcagcCACACGAGCTGCCACAAAGGAGCCACTAGTAGAACCAGTTGGAGGGAAGGCACCTGAGACACATATTACTGCACCATCCCTcgaggagactctagcccagtttctgagcatgttcagcaccttggctcaagaaagattgatACCACTtgatcctgccacatctcaggcagggggaggggctcagactcccgtcgcccgtacCCCAGGGCAGCGGGTTTAGGTCAACCAGGTTCTAAAAATTTTACCGAtgtagccggtagctccagttcatcccgaggttagggtagcagtttttgaggtggagcagctcaggctcgagaggtacaagaagtaacaccctcctactttcagtggcttggcatcagaggattcccagggttttcttgaggagtgccaccatatcctccgtactatgggtgttgcagagactagtggggtttctttcactatgttctagcttagaggagcggcttatcagtggtggcaagcttatgagttgggtagtccggccaaGGCAGCTTCActcttggactcagttctcagatattcttgagggagtatgtccttcaaagtctcagagatgcatggcatgcagagtttgagcagttgcgccagggttctataaccgtgtcagagtatgcggtccgatttagtgatttggctagacatgcaccagccttggttgctattgTTCAAGAatgggttcgtcggtttattgaggggctcaaccccaatatcagatttagcatggtcCGAGAGTTAGGGATGGATATTGCGTACCAACAagtagtggggattgctaggaggttggagggcATGCTGActtgggatagagaggagagagaggctaagaagTCTCGAGCGTctagcacttatagtggtactcgtgccccaactgCAGCTCGTCAAGGCAGGGGTTATATGTGTCGCCCTGTTCATTCGGCACTTCCAACAGCCACTAGTGCTCtagccactcctaggccccaggatTCCTATTAtacaccgccagtgtctagtgtacctcctgtacggggtgctttaaATGGTCAGCCCAGCCGAtaaggcccgagccagtcacagaaGCATCATAGTCCGAtagattgttttgagtgtggtgacattcGTCaagtggtgagggattgccccagactcagaAGGGATACACCTCCACCGATTGCTCAggcaccacgtgctccaccgaatcctcaggctatgattacagcaccagctaccactccacctgcacagccagctagaggtggaggtcggacaggtagaggtcgccctagagggggaggccaggccggttattatgcccttcctgctaggacggaggaagttgcatctgattctgttatcacaggtattattccggtctgctATAGaaatgcatcagtcttatttgatccaggctccacttattcctatgtgtcatcttattttgctttgtatttgggtgtatcccgtaaTTCCTTGAGTTCACCTATCTATGTGTCTATatccgtgggtgattctattattgttgaccgtgtgtatcggtcgtgtttgatttttcttagtggttttgagaccagagtcgatttaGTTTTGCTTAGTATCAcgctatcacgctatccttgattgtcacgccaagacgatgacattggctatgccaggtctaccatggctagagtggagaggtaccttagagcatattcctagcagggttgagaaggggtgtgatgcatatctggcctatgtgagggatgttaatgTTGATattcctaccattgagtcagttccggtagtgaagGATTATTCAAACATTTtcccagcagatcttccgggcatgctgcccgacagggatattgactttggcattgattttttattgggcactcagcccatttctatttcacctTATCGTACGGCCCCAggagagttgaaagaattaaaggaacaattgcaagagttgctcgataagggcttcattcggcctagtgtgtcgccttggggtgttcctgtcttgtttgtaaagaagaaggatggttttatgcaaatatgtattgattatcgccagttgaacaaggttacagtaaagaacatgtatccattgccacatattgatgatttatttgaccagctttagggtgccaaagtgttctctaagatcgacttgcattcatgctatcatcagttgaagattcgggagccagatatcccgaagaccaCTTTCAGGaggtatggccattacgagttccttgttatgtcttttgggctgaccaacgccccgacaacattcatgcacttgatgaaaaATGTATTTCAaacctatcttgactccttcgttattgtgtttattgacaacgttctggtgtactcccggagtcaagaggatcatgagcagtacctgaggactgtgcttcagatcttgagagaaaagaagttgtatgcaaaatttttgaagtgtgagttcttgatagattcagtggcatttttgggtcatgtggtatcgagTGAGGGTTTCAagatagatccgaagaagattgaagtagtgcagagttggcctagactgcCCTTAattatggagatccggagtttttcTTGGCTTGCCGGGGTATTACTGTtgatttgtggagggtttctcgtttgttgcaacacctatgaccagattgaaccagaagggtgctccatctagatggaccgaggagtgtgaggagagctttcaaaagctcaagaatgtattgactacagccccaatattagtGTTGCCTACTAGTTCGGGGTCATATATGGTATATTATTATGCATGGtacattggtctcggtgcggtgttgatgcaggatggtagggtgattacctacgcgtctagacagctgaaggtgcatgagaagaactatcatgtccacgacctcgagttagcagctattgttcatgtctTGAAGATCTGGTGGCatagtgtcccttgtgaggttttcaccgatcaacggagtctacaacatctgtttaaatagaaggatcttaacttgcggtagcggagatggttggagctgcttaaggaatatgacatcaccatcctctatcatcccgggaaggccaatgtggtgggcgatgtcttgagtcgcaaggcagagagtttgggcagtttagcataccTACCAGTAGtaaagaggcctttagccttggatgttcaggccttggccaaccagtttgtcagattggatatttcccagccgagcagagttttggcttgtgtggtttctcatcCTTCTCTTTTTGATCGTATCAGAGGACGTCagcatgatgacccccatctgcttgtacttaaggacacggttcagcacggcgaaGCCAAGGAGGTCACTAGTGAAGATGGCGGTGTATttaggatgtagggcaggctatgtatgcccaatgtagatggtttgcgtgagttgattctctaggaggctcatagttcacggtactccattcatcgaggtgccgcgaagatgtatcgagacttgaggtagcactattggtggaggtggatgaagaaggcCATATTAGAATATGTAGCTCGttacctaaattgtcagcaggtgaagtatgagcatcatcgaccgggtggattgcttcagaagttagagattccaaagtggaaatgagagcagatcactatggatttggttgttgggctctcacggactcatagtaagttcgatgcagtttgggtgattgtggatagattgaccgaGTCAGCTTATTTCATTCATATGGTTATTATGtattcttcggagcagctggTTCAAGTTTACATTCATGAgtttgtcaggcttcatggcataccggtatctatcatctctgaccggggtatgcagtttacatcatggttctggagagccgtacaacatgagttgggtactcgggtggagttgagtacaacatttcaccctcatagGACGggaagtccgagcgcactattcaaatattgaagGATATTcttcatgcgtgtgtgatggattttgggggtgctttggatcagttcttgccactcgcggagttttcctacaacaacagttatcaggcgagcattcagatggccccgtatgaggctttgtatggtagacggttccggtctccagtgggttggttcgcgccgggcgaggctaggatattgggtacagacttggcttaggatgctttggaaaaggttaaattgattcacgattgacttcgtacaacccaatctagacagaagatttaTGCAGATCGAAAGGTTtgcgacattgcattcatggttggggagcggttcttgctccgggtttcgcacatgaagggtgttatgaggtttggaaataaggaaaaattggtccctaggtatattgggccttttgagattcttgagagggttggagaggtggcttacagacttgcactaccaccttgTCTCTcggcagttcatccagtgttccatgtttccacgctccggaagtatcatgactatccgtctcatgtgttagacttcagctcagtccatctatacaaggatctatcttatgttcaGGAGTCGATGGCCATTTTGCACAgataggttcgaaagttgaggtccaagaacatCGCTTTaatgaaggttcattggaggggtcatctggtcgtggaggcgacttgggagaccgagcatgatatgcgcaaccattatcctcatcttttcatcacttcaggtatgccCCTATACTTGTTCAaggacaaacatttgttttaGGAGGgtgaggatgtaacgacccagccggtcgttttgagagtattagccccgaacccttATTTATTACtccttctattttattttatggtTACGTGCCGGGAGGTTTGGATTTTTTGGTTTTagagtgaaataggacacatagtccctaaaatggaagcttaagtcataTGAATTGAATGTAGTTTAATTTGTGTggagacgactccagaatagatttttgaaggttcctatagcttcgtagggtgattttggtcttaggagcgtgttcagatgttgaattggaggtccgcaggtcatttgtcacgacccaaaccgatgggccatgacgggcacccggtaccttactcaaccgagtaccaacgtaatgtatctttcttattacatcatcatatacacgtgacatacaggcctaataggccaacatgatcatttataatttcaaaacataggccgacaaggccgcactatctttcacgtacacaacatatgtctacaagcctctaagggtacagaaatgtcataaaggtcaggacagagccccgccataccaaacaatacaaatctaaatcatactgaccaaacaagcaactccggagcaaatggagtgcatcCATattttccgctgagctgatcgcctatttggaggactctcgacctgtctatcgagacctgcgggcatgaaacgcagcgtccccaggaaaaaaggacatcagtacaaataatgtaccgagtatgtaaggaataaaaatcagtaaataatagacatgagagaaacatggagtaaaagactcgacatgtacgtttgtatagctctgtgaatcatttcatttttataatgtcatgcatatgcatataaatgtcataccatgcataggtatatacgttcataacatcatcaagtctctgagggcatcccatcatatcatttcggccactgtgggcaaatcatcaacgtataccaactgatcaggtggtggtgcgtatataacgccataacctttcccatataccatatacatacacacacacacacacacacacatatatatatatatatagtcaatgtgcatgtataaaagCATAAAatacatatgaaatacgttaataaaatctcttagtacgtcataagaccattatgcctctgattaatatcatgaaataaactttaccaacttacgtattttttttaGACCTATGaacatatgataaaataatatgacacgtAGGGAATCAAAAACATAAACATCTCTAATATTTCTCTGAATAGAGTCATGTATGGATATTGTGCATTTTATTGTTTCGTTTGTgccgtatggatcatgccaaaagaaataagggataaccttaacatataTGAGTCAATTATCTtgataatccctctaacacacgttaattgcgatgAAACACGTAACAacgagatcgaaatagggaacaATCCGTATGAAATGCTCAAAGCAATAACGTTGCTATTGCAAAATCATCTTTGTCGAAACTCTTTCTCAAGAGATTTAGAATTAATGTTGTGTAACGGAAAGCTTGCTGAAACTCTTCTTAAGAGTTTAGGAATAATGTTACATGAAAATGGAAAGCTTGGTTGAGCTCTCTTAGAAAGAACGTTACTGTGTTCTTTTCTTAAGagatttgaagataaatgttGAATTTGGAAAGTTATCCTTAATTATTAGGTGGACCCCACATGTCTAGCTTAGTGtcacttaagttcttcaagtgTGACACCTTTCATTCCTAATATAGGAGTCATAACTCTTGGAATGGtggctgccacgtttttggcTTGGTCTTTATCCAAAGACTTTAGTTAATCAACCACCAATTaataattaactagttaattcccccattaactaataattcacataattaagaatcatctcaaattatttaaaatactactcacttttaacacaccttatacaccttactattatggtcatgtggtatcttatatggcactagtccataaataccgggtattatagctcggatcgtattttattccaaaatattaaatttcgacgaaattcatttgcttcgattcgcttaccctctcgccttcacaaatttacttatcccttgtttgaaataacataatacttataatctcaaaataatctcattttcgagcttatatcaatttacttatggcgtacttccacgtacgaaaacatggggtgtaatatcattcccccctttggaacattcgtcctcgaatgttgactgacatacttatcattctcataacccatagctcttgcgaatgcCTTAGTACTCTCCTTTCCATTTAGGCAACTATTCTATGAATATACTCAAAGGCctgggcattcccccctttaggcctctttctcacaccacgacttgtggtcagaatcttttcaa
This region of Nicotiana tomentosiformis chromosome 4, ASM39032v3, whole genome shotgun sequence genomic DNA includes:
- the LOC138909348 gene encoding uncharacterized protein; translation: MTRLNQKGAPSRWTEECEESFQKLKNDGRVITYASRQLKVHEKNYHVHDLELAAIVHVLKIWWHSVPCEANVVGDVLSRKAESLGSLAYLPVVKRPLALDVQALANQFVRLDISQPSRVLACVVSHPSLFDRIRGRQHDDPHLLVLKDTVQHGEAKEVTSEDGGVFRM